The Flaviramulus sp. BrNp1-15 genome has a window encoding:
- a CDS encoding SusC/RagA family TonB-linked outer membrane protein, which produces MSKSLHFKMYLLVVLLFPITIFAQGKVTGIVTDGTNNLPLGGASVIIKGTSTGTTSDFDGNYSLDVNNFPVTLLFTSLGFETLEQVVNSAGQVNVTLQESATALEEVVITGLASSTKRSNSANAVASISSENLTGITVQSGLDAALYGKFNGAEIKANSGAPGGGLSMRLRGVTSIFGDQQPLFIVDGVYVDNSTIGLGNNIVSQAAGGGNPSTNQDDASNRIADIDPEDIETVEILKGASAAAIYGSRAAGGVVLITTKRGKQGKPKVSFSQVLGVRSPTQLLGLRDYTQAQITALGGPNNPTLRDYEAEIFDHTRISSTTRFSSSGGNEKSDYFFGMTHRNEPGLVDNTGYSKSSVRLNIGQKFNDWFDLYVTSNYINSESDRGFFNNGNANRTVGYALAFTYPWENLSPVDGTYPQGGAGSNVLETNAITTNKEEVNRFIGSAKTNIKLLTTDKNSLKLVLEGGFDQYTLRTTSIFPKSLSYFRDPSSLGGVSISGTTINSNYNLSAFLVHNLNLNNGLSFTSQIGSFFQNFDRNTVITIATGLNGSQTNLGQSTNVSTQQVVQPQKDAGFFFQEEINYEDKIIGTFGIRGDKSTNNGNANKMNYYPKANLAINLHKFNFWSLDEINYFKPRIAYGEAGRFPNFNDRFSLMNAQFIGGSSGLSPADLRGNPDIGPERQQELEYGLDFGILDRRLNFEISFYNKKIDDLLIQSQFPTSSGFTRLVVNGGELENKGVELGLNANILAKKDFSWNASLKWWKNKSEVTRLDVPSFTTGGFAASLGTFLIQEGKSATQIVGTYDSSAFTAEEISQRDPEGDGFFVYGNAEPDFQMSWFNEISYKNIDFTFLWHWKKGGDNINLTTLLYDLAGTTWDYNDTGLDPSGQLSNGDYRASQAFVNPDPVIEDAGYLKLREIGVFYTLPDGLIKYADMIKIGVSGRNLINIFDYNSYDPEVSNFGNNVLANNVEVTPYPTSKFINFHLNVNF; this is translated from the coding sequence ATGAGCAAATCATTGCATTTTAAAATGTACTTATTAGTTGTGTTGCTTTTTCCTATAACAATTTTTGCTCAAGGCAAGGTTACAGGAATAGTAACAGACGGTACAAACAATTTACCCCTAGGAGGAGCAAGTGTTATTATTAAAGGAACTTCGACTGGAACTACATCAGACTTTGATGGAAATTATAGTTTAGATGTAAATAATTTTCCGGTTACATTATTATTTACTTCACTAGGCTTCGAAACGTTAGAGCAAGTAGTTAACTCTGCTGGTCAAGTTAATGTTACATTACAAGAATCTGCAACAGCATTAGAAGAAGTTGTTATAACAGGTTTGGCTTCAAGTACAAAAAGGTCAAATTCAGCTAATGCAGTAGCATCTATTTCATCTGAAAACCTTACTGGAATTACGGTTCAATCCGGTCTGGATGCTGCACTTTATGGTAAATTTAATGGTGCAGAAATTAAAGCAAATTCGGGAGCTCCTGGTGGAGGCTTATCCATGCGTTTAAGAGGTGTTACTTCTATTTTTGGAGATCAACAACCTTTATTTATTGTCGATGGAGTATATGTTGATAATTCAACAATTGGTTTAGGTAATAATATCGTAAGTCAAGCTGCTGGAGGAGGTAATCCATCTACTAACCAAGATGACGCTTCAAATAGAATAGCAGATATTGATCCAGAAGATATTGAAACTGTAGAGATACTTAAAGGAGCATCGGCAGCGGCTATTTATGGATCAAGAGCAGCTGGAGGTGTAGTTCTTATTACAACAAAACGTGGAAAACAAGGAAAGCCTAAGGTTTCATTTTCACAAGTTCTTGGAGTAAGAAGCCCTACACAATTACTTGGCTTAAGAGATTATACACAAGCACAGATTACAGCTTTAGGAGGTCCAAATAACCCAACTTTAAGAGATTATGAAGCTGAAATTTTTGATCATACTCGAATTTCATCAACAACTCGTTTTTCCTCATCTGGAGGTAATGAGAAATCAGATTATTTCTTTGGCATGACACACCGAAATGAGCCTGGTTTAGTAGATAATACAGGTTATTCTAAAAGTTCAGTACGATTAAATATTGGACAAAAATTTAATGATTGGTTCGATTTATATGTAACATCTAATTACATTAATTCTGAATCTGATCGTGGGTTTTTTAATAATGGTAATGCTAACCGCACAGTAGGATATGCTCTTGCTTTTACCTATCCTTGGGAAAATTTATCACCTGTTGATGGAACATACCCACAAGGAGGCGCGGGCTCTAATGTTTTAGAAACCAACGCAATTACTACTAACAAGGAAGAAGTAAACCGGTTTATTGGAAGTGCAAAAACAAATATTAAACTCCTAACTACAGATAAAAATAGCTTAAAATTGGTTTTAGAAGGAGGTTTTGATCAATATACTTTAAGAACAACAAGTATTTTTCCAAAATCATTATCCTATTTTAGAGATCCAAGCTCACTAGGAGGTGTTTCTATTTCAGGAACTACTATAAATTCAAATTACAACTTATCAGCATTTTTAGTTCATAATTTGAATTTAAATAATGGTTTAAGCTTTACATCACAAATAGGTAGCTTCTTTCAAAATTTTGATCGCAACACAGTTATTACAATAGCTACTGGTTTAAATGGTTCTCAAACTAATTTAGGGCAGTCAACAAATGTTTCAACTCAACAAGTTGTTCAGCCTCAGAAAGATGCAGGGTTTTTCTTTCAAGAAGAAATAAATTATGAAGATAAAATTATTGGTACTTTTGGTATTAGAGGTGATAAATCTACTAATAATGGTAATGCAAATAAGATGAACTACTATCCTAAAGCAAATTTAGCGATTAATTTACATAAATTTAATTTTTGGTCGTTAGATGAAATCAACTATTTTAAACCAAGAATTGCTTATGGTGAAGCTGGAAGGTTTCCAAATTTCAATGACAGATTTTCACTTATGAATGCACAATTTATTGGTGGTTCATCTGGATTGAGTCCAGCAGATTTGAGAGGTAATCCAGATATAGGCCCAGAACGACAACAAGAGTTAGAATATGGTTTGGACTTTGGTATTTTAGATAGACGATTAAATTTTGAGATATCATTTTATAATAAAAAGATTGACGATTTATTAATTCAATCTCAATTCCCAACATCTTCTGGTTTTACGCGATTGGTTGTGAATGGGGGAGAATTAGAGAATAAAGGTGTAGAGTTAGGATTGAATGCAAACATTTTAGCGAAAAAAGACTTTTCATGGAATGCGAGTTTGAAGTGGTGGAAGAACAAATCTGAAGTAACAAGATTAGATGTGCCATCATTTACAACTGGAGGTTTTGCAGCTTCATTAGGAACTTTTTTAATTCAAGAAGGCAAGAGCGCTACCCAAATAGTAGGTACATATGATTCTAGTGCATTTACTGCCGAAGAAATATCTCAAAGAGATCCTGAGGGAGATGGTTTTTTTGTGTATGGTAATGCAGAACCAGATTTTCAAATGTCTTGGTTTAACGAAATAAGTTATAAGAATATTGATTTTACATTCTTATGGCATTGGAAAAAAGGTGGAGATAACATTAATTTAACAACATTGTTGTATGATTTAGCTGGTACAACTTGGGATTATAACGATACAGGTTTAGACCCGTCAGGACAACTATCAAATGGAGATTACAGAGCAAGTCAAGCATTTGTAAATCCAGACCCTGTAATTGAAGATGCTGGTTATTTAAAGTTGAGAGAAATTGGAGTTTTTTATACTTTGCCTGATGGATTAATTAAGTATGCAGATATGATTAAAATAGGTGTGTCTGGAAGAAACTTAATTAATATTTTTGATTATAATAGCTATGATCCAGAAGTATCTAATTTTGGTAATAATGTACTAGCAAACAATGTTGAAGTAACTCCTTACCCAACATCAAAGTTTATTAATTTTCACTTAAATGTTAACTTCTAA
- the aspS gene encoding aspartate--tRNA ligase: MYRSHNCGELRASHINTEITLAGWVQKSRDKGFIVWVDLRDRYGITQLVFDEERTSKTLIEQAQNLGREFVIQVKGTVIERASKNPNIPTGDVEILVSELNVLNEAKLPPFTIEDKTDGGEDLRMKYRYLDIRRNPVKNSLIFRHKVTQEVRNYLSREGFIEVETPYLIKSTPEGARDFVVPSRMNAGQFYALPQSPQTFKQLLMVGGMDKYFQIVKCFRDEDLRADRQPEFTQIDCEMAFIEQEDILNAFEGLTRHLLKEVNGVEIEKFPRMLYDDALRLYGNDKPDIRFGMQFGELNQVAQHKDFGVFNDAELVVGIAVPGGNSYTRKEIDKLVDWVKRPQIGALGMVYCRCNDDGSYKSSVDKFYNQEDLAKWAEVTGAKPGDLICVLSGNTNKVRTQLSALRMELAERLGLRKPNEFAPLWVMDFPLLEWDEETERYHAMHHPFTSPKPGQLELLKTDPGAVKANAYDLVLNGNEIGGGSIRIHDKETQALMFDYLGFTPEEAKAQFGFLMDAFQYGAPPHGGLAFGLDRLVAILGGQETIRDFIAFPKNNAGRDVMIDAPAPIDDDQLTELSLKLNLKS, encoded by the coding sequence ATGTACAGAAGTCATAATTGTGGTGAGTTAAGAGCATCACATATTAACACAGAAATTACCCTAGCTGGTTGGGTTCAAAAATCTAGAGATAAAGGGTTTATTGTTTGGGTAGATTTACGAGACCGATATGGTATCACGCAGTTGGTATTTGATGAAGAAAGAACTTCTAAAACCTTAATTGAACAAGCACAAAACTTAGGTAGAGAATTTGTAATTCAAGTTAAAGGAACCGTTATTGAGCGTGCTTCAAAAAATCCAAATATTCCAACGGGAGATGTTGAGATATTGGTATCAGAATTAAACGTTTTAAATGAGGCTAAACTTCCTCCTTTTACTATTGAAGACAAAACCGATGGTGGCGAAGATTTAAGAATGAAATATCGTTATTTAGATATTCGTCGTAACCCAGTAAAAAACAGTTTAATTTTTAGACATAAAGTTACTCAAGAAGTTAGAAACTATCTTTCAAGAGAAGGTTTTATTGAGGTAGAAACACCTTATTTAATTAAATCTACACCAGAAGGTGCGCGCGATTTTGTTGTTCCTAGTAGAATGAATGCAGGTCAATTTTATGCGCTACCACAATCACCGCAAACTTTTAAGCAATTGCTTATGGTTGGTGGCATGGATAAATATTTCCAGATTGTAAAATGTTTTAGAGACGAAGATTTACGTGCCGACAGACAACCAGAATTCACACAAATAGATTGTGAAATGGCGTTTATAGAGCAAGAAGATATTTTAAACGCTTTTGAAGGTTTAACGCGCCACCTACTTAAAGAAGTTAATGGTGTAGAAATAGAGAAATTTCCAAGAATGCTTTATGATGATGCGTTGCGTTTGTACGGAAACGACAAACCAGATATTCGTTTCGGCATGCAATTTGGCGAGTTAAACCAAGTTGCTCAACACAAAGATTTTGGCGTTTTTAATGACGCTGAATTGGTTGTTGGTATTGCTGTTCCAGGTGGAAATAGTTATACCAGAAAAGAAATAGACAAACTTGTTGATTGGGTAAAGCGACCTCAAATTGGCGCTTTAGGAATGGTTTACTGTAGATGTAACGACGATGGAAGCTACAAATCTTCGGTAGATAAATTTTACAACCAAGAAGATTTAGCAAAATGGGCAGAAGTTACAGGAGCAAAACCAGGTGACTTAATCTGTGTGCTTTCTGGAAACACTAATAAAGTTCGCACGCAGCTAAGTGCATTACGTATGGAATTAGCAGAGCGTTTAGGTTTACGTAAACCTAATGAATTTGCACCACTTTGGGTTATGGATTTCCCACTTTTAGAATGGGACGAAGAAACCGAGCGCTACCACGCTATGCACCACCCTTTTACATCACCTAAACCTGGACAGTTAGAATTATTAAAAACAGATCCAGGCGCTGTAAAAGCAAATGCTTACGATTTAGTTTTAAATGGGAATGAAATTGGTGGTGGTTCAATAAGAATACATGATAAAGAAACCCAAGCTTTAATGTTTGATTATTTAGGGTTTACACCCGAAGAAGCAAAAGCTCAATTCGGCTTTTTAATGGATGCTTTCCAATATGGCGCACCTCCGCATGGAGGTTTAGCTTTTGGATTAGATAGATTAGTTGCTATTTTAGGAGGACAAGAAACCATTAGAGATTTTATTGCATTTCCTAAAAACAATGCAGGACGTGATGTTATGATTGATGCGCCTGCTCCAATTGATGATGATCAACTAACAGAATTAAGTTTAAAACTTAATTTAAAATCATAA
- a CDS encoding chloride channel protein: MPNTSKSLLRKFLIWKYKHISERQFVYILSILVGFLAGMGTVVLKNLTHYIRLLFELSFFKNYQNSLYFIFPIIGLFLVYVIKQTWLKKHIGHGISSTLYAISKLNGIIPRYNIYAALITAPLTAGFGGSVGLQGPAVSVGSALGSNAARLFHMNTKTRMLLIGCAAAGAMASMFKAPIAAIVFAIEIFSLDIAFTSLVPLLLASVSAVVTSYMFLGTDVLLRFELTDKFQVNDIVFYIILALATAFASVYFSKVFFAITNFFKQFESRALRLLIGGLAIGTMLYFIPPLYGEGYGIMNNLLKGDHLSAIGTTPFDLDLSNIWIVIALLLGISIFKAIAMTTTFGAGGVGGVFIPTLVMGSALGNAFAKIINNIGLDFHVSESNFTLIGMTGLMAGVLHAPLTAIFLIAEITGGYELFVPLMIVSAISFTITKYYVSHSIYTLKLAERGELMTHDKDQNVLMVLDIDKVIETNFIVLKPEMKLGEILKNAVAKSSRNHFPVVNENHEFLGVIRLDDIRHMMFDSELYDTVDAASLMHADAGIIDYDEDSMNDIMDKFKSSGAWNLPVIKNKKYYGYISKSKLLTAYRQQLINFTK; the protein is encoded by the coding sequence ATGCCTAATACCTCTAAGAGTCTTTTACGCAAATTCTTAATTTGGAAATATAAACACATTTCTGAAAGGCAATTTGTTTATATTCTTAGTATTCTAGTTGGTTTTTTAGCAGGTATGGGAACCGTAGTTCTTAAAAACTTAACACACTATATAAGACTTCTTTTTGAGTTAAGCTTTTTCAAAAACTATCAAAACTCACTTTATTTTATTTTCCCAATAATTGGTCTTTTTTTAGTTTATGTAATTAAACAAACCTGGTTAAAAAAGCATATTGGCCATGGTATATCATCAACATTATATGCTATTTCAAAATTAAATGGAATCATACCAAGATATAATATTTATGCAGCCTTAATTACGGCACCATTAACAGCAGGTTTTGGTGGTTCTGTTGGGTTACAAGGACCAGCTGTAAGTGTAGGTTCTGCTTTGGGTTCTAATGCTGCTCGTTTATTTCACATGAATACAAAAACGCGAATGCTGCTAATTGGATGTGCTGCTGCCGGCGCTATGGCATCTATGTTTAAAGCGCCTATAGCTGCTATTGTATTTGCAATAGAAATATTTAGTTTAGATATAGCATTTACATCATTAGTTCCACTCTTATTAGCATCTGTTTCAGCTGTGGTCACATCTTACATGTTTTTAGGAACAGATGTATTATTACGTTTTGAATTAACCGATAAGTTTCAAGTAAATGACATTGTTTTTTATATAATTTTAGCTTTAGCAACAGCTTTCGCTTCGGTATATTTTTCAAAAGTGTTTTTTGCCATAACTAACTTTTTTAAACAATTTGAAAGTAGAGCATTACGATTACTTATTGGTGGATTAGCAATTGGCACAATGTTGTATTTTATTCCGCCACTTTATGGTGAGGGTTATGGTATTATGAATAACCTTTTAAAAGGAGACCACTTATCTGCTATTGGCACAACACCTTTTGATTTAGATTTGTCTAACATTTGGATAGTCATTGCTCTTTTACTTGGTATTTCTATTTTCAAAGCTATTGCGATGACAACTACTTTTGGGGCTGGTGGAGTTGGCGGTGTTTTTATTCCAACACTTGTTATGGGAAGTGCCTTAGGAAATGCTTTTGCCAAAATAATTAATAATATTGGGTTGGATTTTCATGTATCTGAATCAAATTTCACCCTGATTGGCATGACTGGTTTAATGGCTGGTGTGCTACACGCTCCTTTAACAGCCATTTTCCTTATTGCTGAAATCACTGGTGGTTACGAACTATTTGTACCTTTAATGATAGTGTCAGCCATTTCATTTACCATTACAAAGTATTATGTTTCTCATTCTATCTACACACTTAAACTTGCAGAACGAGGTGAACTCATGACACATGATAAAGACCAAAATGTTTTAATGGTTTTAGATATTGATAAGGTGATTGAAACCAACTTCATTGTTTTAAAACCCGAAATGAAACTTGGTGAGATTTTAAAAAATGCCGTTGCTAAATCTTCCAGAAATCATTTTCCAGTAGTGAATGAAAATCATGAATTTTTAGGAGTTATTCGTTTAGATGATATAAGACATATGATGTTTGACTCTGAACTATATGACACAGTAGATGCTGCAAGTTTAATGCATGCTGATGCTGGTATTATTGATTATGACGAAGACTCCATGAATGATATCATGGATAAATTTAAAAGCAGTGGCGCGTGGAACCTACCTGTAATAAAAAACAAAAAATATTACGGTTACATTTCTAAATCTAAGTTACTAACTGCTTACAGGCAACAACTTATCAACTTTACCAAGTAA
- a CDS encoding nucleoside deaminase, translated as MIEPFDDTYFMKRALQEAEAAFDKGEIPVGAVIVVENKIIARGHNLTETLNDVTAHAEMQAITAAANFLGGKYLQKCTLYVTLEPCQMCAGALYWSQISNIVYGARDEERGCINLKTKLHPKTTIKGGVLEAEASELLKRFFIEKRNLN; from the coding sequence ATGATAGAACCTTTTGATGACACTTATTTTATGAAACGTGCCCTTCAGGAAGCAGAAGCTGCTTTTGATAAAGGTGAAATACCGGTTGGAGCAGTAATTGTAGTTGAAAACAAAATTATTGCACGCGGACATAATTTAACAGAAACCTTAAATGATGTTACGGCACATGCTGAAATGCAAGCTATTACAGCTGCGGCTAATTTTTTAGGAGGTAAATATCTGCAAAAGTGTACCTTATATGTAACTTTAGAGCCTTGCCAAATGTGTGCAGGTGCACTGTATTGGAGTCAGATTTCTAATATTGTTTATGGTGCTAGAGATGAAGAACGAGGGTGTATTAATTTGAAAACAAAGCTACATCCAAAAACAACTATTAAAGGAGGCGTTTTAGAAGCTGAAGCTTCGGAGTTATTAAAACGTTTTTTTATTGAAAAGCGAAATTTGAATTGA
- the dxs gene encoding 1-deoxy-D-xylulose-5-phosphate synthase — MQKSVLKHINSPKELRLLNQKDLPQLAKELREFIINIVATKEGHLGASLGVVELTIALHYVFDTPHDQLIWDVGHQAYGHKILTGRKDIFHTNRQLGGISGFPKREESEFDAFGVGHASTSISAALGMAIASHIKGDTKKQHIAVIGDASIAGGMAFEGLNHAGVTDANLLIILNDNAIGIDPSVGALKQYLTNVKKGTQKRNNIIKALNFDYSGPIDGHDIDKIISELNRLKTVKGPKFLHVITTKGKGLKQAENDQVKYHAPGKFNAKTGDLIPKPETQEPPKYQDVFGHTIIELAKENKNIVGITPAMPTGSSLKLMMDDIPDRAFDVGIAEQHAVTLAAGMAAQGLIPFCNIYSTFLQRAYDQIIHDVALQKLPVIFCLDRAGLVGEDGATHHGVFDLSYLRSIPNLIVFAPSNEVELRNIMYTAQLGLNLPIAIRYPRGRGVTKKWRQPFSKIEIGKGIQLKKGNDVAVLSIGSICNNVSEAIKNVNISHYDMRFVKPLDESLLHDILSTHETIITVEDNSIKGGFGSAILEFMATNNYRNDVQTLGIPDRFIEHGSVEELQQLVGLDAESLNTFFNTLLL; from the coding sequence GTGCAAAAATCAGTTTTAAAACATATCAATTCTCCAAAAGAACTACGTCTTTTAAACCAGAAAGACTTACCTCAACTTGCAAAAGAATTACGTGAGTTCATTATCAATATTGTAGCCACTAAAGAAGGGCATTTAGGAGCTAGCTTGGGTGTTGTAGAGCTAACTATTGCTCTACACTATGTATTTGATACTCCACATGATCAACTTATTTGGGATGTTGGGCATCAAGCTTATGGACACAAAATTTTAACTGGTAGAAAAGATATTTTCCATACCAATAGACAACTTGGTGGTATTAGCGGCTTTCCAAAACGTGAGGAAAGTGAGTTTGATGCTTTTGGTGTTGGGCATGCTTCAACATCAATTTCTGCTGCTTTAGGTATGGCCATTGCTTCACATATAAAAGGTGATACTAAAAAGCAACATATAGCTGTTATTGGAGATGCTAGTATTGCAGGAGGCATGGCTTTTGAAGGTTTAAATCATGCTGGAGTTACCGATGCTAACTTACTTATTATTTTAAATGACAATGCTATTGGAATTGATCCAAGCGTTGGTGCTTTAAAACAATATTTAACTAACGTTAAAAAAGGTACTCAAAAACGAAATAACATAATTAAAGCTTTAAATTTTGATTATTCTGGACCTATTGATGGCCATGATATTGACAAAATTATTTCAGAATTAAACCGGTTGAAAACTGTAAAAGGCCCAAAATTTTTGCATGTTATTACTACAAAGGGCAAAGGTTTAAAACAAGCCGAAAACGACCAAGTAAAATATCATGCTCCTGGAAAATTTAATGCTAAAACAGGTGACTTGATTCCCAAACCTGAAACTCAAGAACCACCAAAATATCAGGACGTTTTTGGTCATACAATTATTGAACTTGCGAAAGAAAATAAAAATATTGTGGGTATAACTCCTGCAATGCCTACCGGAAGTTCTTTAAAACTCATGATGGACGACATACCAGATCGTGCTTTTGATGTTGGTATTGCTGAACAGCATGCTGTAACTCTAGCAGCAGGTATGGCAGCACAAGGTTTAATTCCTTTTTGTAATATCTATTCAACGTTTTTACAACGTGCTTACGACCAGATAATACATGATGTAGCCCTACAAAAACTACCTGTTATTTTCTGTTTAGATAGAGCAGGATTAGTTGGTGAAGATGGAGCAACACACCATGGCGTTTTTGATTTAAGTTATTTAAGAAGCATACCAAATCTTATTGTTTTTGCACCAAGCAATGAAGTGGAATTGCGTAACATCATGTACACCGCTCAATTAGGTTTAAATTTACCAATAGCTATTCGTTATCCACGTGGAAGAGGTGTAACTAAAAAATGGAGACAACCTTTCTCTAAAATAGAAATTGGTAAAGGTATACAACTTAAAAAAGGTAATGACGTTGCTGTTTTAAGTATTGGTTCTATTTGTAACAATGTGAGTGAAGCTATCAAAAATGTAAATATTTCACATTACGATATGCGTTTTGTAAAACCTTTAGATGAAAGCTTATTGCATGATATTTTGTCTACTCACGAAACCATAATTACTGTTGAAGACAATAGTATTAAAGGTGGTTTTGGTAGTGCTATTTTAGAATTCATGGCTACAAACAACTATAGGAATGATGTCCAAACACTTGGTATACCAGATAGGTTTATTGAACATGGAAGTGTAGAGGAGCTACAACAATTGGTTGGATTGGATGCTGAAAGCTTAAATACATTTTTTAATACATTGTTACTTTAA
- a CDS encoding deoxyguanosinetriphosphate triphosphohydrolase, whose translation MNWEQLLSLKRFGDTNKRIRKEQDETRLGFEVDYDRVIFSSEFRSLQDKTQVIPLSQTDFVHTRLTHSLEVSVVGRSLGRLTGKKLLEKYPHLQNIHGYQANDFGAIVAAAALAHDIGNPPFGHSGEKAIGEFFKTGSGKTYKEQLTDKEYQDLCDFEGNANGFKILTESRAGRQGGLRLSYATLGAFMKYPKESLPKKPTNHISDKKYGFFQSEKEAFIDVANELGLLERSKTDISYSRHPLAFLVEAADDICYTIIDFEDGINLGLIQEEFALEYLINIVRDKIKTKNYYALTNKQDRVSYLRALAIGTLIDEAVNIFMANEEAILKGEFNSALLDKSKYEAQIKDIIKISVENIYQSTEVIDKEIAGYGVLNTLLETYTNAINKVYHNSASNYDKLILKGLPKTIKIEDDSLYNRLLSVCNYIALLSDSKAILEYKKIKGIEF comes from the coding sequence ATGAACTGGGAACAATTACTATCCTTAAAACGCTTTGGCGATACTAATAAACGCATTAGAAAAGAACAAGATGAAACCCGATTAGGTTTTGAAGTAGATTACGACAGAGTTATATTTTCTTCAGAATTTAGAAGCCTTCAAGATAAAACACAAGTCATTCCATTATCGCAAACCGATTTTGTACACACGCGTTTAACGCATAGTTTAGAGGTTAGTGTTGTAGGTCGTTCTCTGGGTCGATTAACAGGTAAGAAGTTGTTGGAAAAATACCCACATTTACAAAACATCCATGGGTATCAAGCTAACGATTTCGGAGCTATTGTTGCGGCGGCGGCTTTAGCGCATGATATTGGAAACCCACCATTTGGTCATTCTGGTGAAAAAGCCATTGGCGAATTTTTTAAAACAGGTTCTGGCAAAACGTATAAAGAGCAACTTACAGATAAAGAATATCAAGATTTGTGTGATTTTGAAGGTAATGCTAACGGATTTAAAATTTTAACCGAAAGTAGAGCTGGAAGACAAGGTGGTTTGCGTTTAAGTTACGCTACGTTGGGAGCGTTTATGAAATACCCAAAAGAATCGCTTCCTAAAAAACCTACTAATCATATATCCGATAAAAAATACGGTTTTTTTCAAAGTGAAAAGGAAGCTTTTATAGATGTTGCAAACGAGTTAGGATTATTAGAGCGAAGTAAAACGGATATTAGTTATTCGCGTCATCCATTAGCATTTTTAGTTGAAGCTGCTGATGATATATGTTATACCATAATTGATTTTGAAGATGGTATAAATCTAGGGTTAATTCAGGAGGAATTTGCTTTAGAATATTTGATAAATATTGTGCGTGATAAAATAAAAACGAAAAATTATTATGCACTTACAAATAAGCAGGATCGAGTAAGTTATTTAAGAGCATTAGCAATAGGAACACTTATTGATGAAGCTGTAAATATTTTTATGGCTAATGAAGAGGCTATTTTAAAAGGGGAATTTAATTCTGCCTTATTAGATAAAAGTAAATACGAAGCACAAATAAAAGACATTATAAAAATAAGTGTTGAAAACATCTATCAATCAACCGAAGTTATAGATAAAGAAATAGCGGGTTACGGGGTGTTAAATACTTTACTAGAAACTTATACTAATGCCATAAACAAAGTTTACCATAACTCAGCATCAAATTACGATAAGTTAATTTTAAAAGGTCTGCCAAAAACTATTAAAATTGAAGATGACAGTTTATATAACCGTCTTTTAAGCGTTTGTAATTACATAGCCTTATTGTCGGACAGTAAAGCTATTTTAGAGTATAAAAAAATAAAGGGTATTGAGTTTTAA
- a CDS encoding carboxypeptidase-like regulatory domain-containing protein — protein MKQTIFLITFFLSVFAFGQNSGLISGNLLDIETNNEPLIFAKVLIKETGLETLSDENGFFKFENLKEGKYTLVSSFVGYETKEEKIKVVSNKSTNTKMYLSASTLSLDELMLSLASADKKETSSTLNN, from the coding sequence ATGAAACAAACTATATTTTTAATCACTTTCTTTTTATCAGTATTTGCATTTGGGCAAAACTCAGGATTAATTAGTGGTAATTTATTAGATATTGAGACCAATAATGAGCCTCTTATATTTGCAAAAGTTTTAATTAAAGAGACGGGGTTAGAAACTTTATCTGATGAAAATGGTTTTTTTAAGTTTGAAAATTTAAAAGAAGGCAAATATACACTAGTGTCTAGTTTTGTTGGATATGAAACTAAAGAAGAAAAAATTAAAGTTGTTTCAAATAAATCAACTAATACAAAAATGTATTTATCTGCAAGCACTTTATCTTTAGACGAATTAATGTTATCACTTGCTAGTGCTGACAAAAAAGAGACTTCTTCCACTTTAAATAATTAA